One window from the genome of Canis aureus isolate CA01 chromosome 18, VMU_Caureus_v.1.0, whole genome shotgun sequence encodes:
- the LOC144289191 gene encoding olfactory receptor 2T6-like: MDGDNQTSSSDFILTGLFTHSAISGFLFSIICAIFFMAMIANGVMIFLIHIDSHLHTPMYFLLSHLSFIDMMYISTIVPKMLIDYLVGKGTISFIACTAQYFLYMGFVGAEFFLLGLMAYDRYVAICNPLRYPVLMSHQVCWMILASSWLGGALDSFLLTPITMSLPFCSSHKINHFFCEGPTMLRLACGDKAAYEMVMYICCVMMLLIPFSVVIASYAQILITVHQIKSDEGKKKAFATCSSHIMVVTLFYGAALYTYMLPQSYHTPIKDKVFSAFYTILTPLLNPLIYSLRNTDVTEAFKRILARCQGAPGVTRREF, from the coding sequence ATGGATGGAGACAATCAAACCTCTTCCAGTGACTTCATCCTCACAGGGCTCTTCACTCACAGTGCAATCTCAGGCTTCCTTTTCAGCATCATCTGTGCCATCTTCTTCATGGCCATGATTGCTAATGGTGTCATGATCTTCCTGATCCATATAGACTCtcacctccacacccccatgtaTTTCCTGCTCAGTCATCTCTCTTTTATTGACATGATGTACATCTCTACCATTGTGCCCAAGATGCTGATCGATTATCTCGTGGGCAAGGGGACTATCTCCTTCATTGCCTGTACAGCCCAGTACTTTCTCTACATGGGCTTTGTGGGGGCTGAGTTTTTCCTGTTGGGACTCATGGcttatgaccgctatgtggccatctgcaaccCCCTTCGCTATCCTGTCCTTATGAGCCACCAGGTCTGTTGGATGATCTTGGCCAGCTCTTGGTTAGGTGGTGCTTTGGACAGCTTTCTCCTCACCCCTATCACCATGAGTCTCCCATTCTGCAGTTCCCACAAGATCAATCACTTCTTCTGTGAAGGACCCACCATGCTAAGGCTGGCATGCGGTGACAAAGCTGCCTATGAAATGGTCATGTACATTTGCTGTGTCATGATGTTGCTGATCCCCTTCTCTGTGGTGATTGCTTCCTATGCTCAGATTCTCATCACGGTGCACCAGATAAAGTcagatgaaggaaagaagaaggctTTTGCTACCTGCTCATCACACATAATGGTGGTGACATTGTTTTATGGGGCTGCCCTATACACATATATGCTTCCCCAATCCTACCACACACCAATCAAAGACAAAGTCTTCTCTGCTTTTTACACCATTCTCACTCCTTTGTTAAATCCTCTCATCTACAGCTTGAGGAACACAGATGTAACTGaagcttttaaaagaattttggcAAGATGTCAAGGAGCTCCTGGTGTGACAAGGAGAGAATTCTGA
- the LOC144288391 gene encoding olfactory receptor 2T1, with the protein MEMHNTSSTDFTFMGLFNRKDISGLLFLIVSIIFFTALMANGVMIFLIRTDSRLHTPMYFLLSHLSFIDMMYISTIVPKMLVDYLLGQRTISFMGCTAQHFLYLTLVGAEFFLLGLMAYDRYVAICNPLRYPVLMSRQVCWMIIAGSWFGGSLDGFLLTPITMSFPFCNSREINHFFCEAPAVLKLACADTALYETVMYVCCVLMLLIPFSVVISSYARILTTVHHMSSVEGRKKAFATCSSHITVVTLFYGAAMYTYMLPHSYHRPAQDKVFSVFYTILTPMLNPLIYSLRNKDVTGALKKALARFKGTQRVAGEVF; encoded by the coding sequence ATGGAGATGCACAACACATCCTCTACGGACTTCACCTTCATGGGGCTGTTCAACAGGAAGGACATCTCCGgccttctttttctcattgtctCTATCATCTTTTTCACTGCACTGATGGCCAACGGAGTCATGATCTTCCTGATTCGCACCGATTCACGACTTCACACACCCATGTACTTCTTGCTCAGCCACCTCTCCTTCATTGACATGATGTACATCTCCACCATTGTGCCAAAGATGCTGGTTGATTACCTACTTggtcaaagaaccatctcctttATGGGGTGCACAGCTCAGCACTTCCTCTACCTCACCCTGGTGGGAGCTGAGTTCTTTCTGCTGGGCCTCATGGCCTAtgatcgctatgtggccatctgcaaccCTCTTCGCTATCCTGTTCTTATGAGCCGCCAGGTCTGTTGGATGATCATAGCAGGTTCCTGGTTTGGGGGCTCTTTGGATGGCTTTCTTCTAACTCCTATCACCATGAGCTTTCCTTTCTGCAACTCGCGAGAGATTAATCATTTCTTCTGTGAGGCACCTGCAGTCTTGAAGTTGGCATGTGCAGACACAGCCCTCTATGAGACAGTAATGTATGTGTGCTGTGTTCTGATGCTGCTGATTCCTTTCTCTGTGGTGATTTCTTCCTATGCTCGAATTCTGACCACAGTCCACCACATGAGTTCagtggaagggaggaaaaaggcATTTGCCACCTGCTCATCTCACATAACAGTGGTGACCTTGTTCTATGGGGCTGCCATGTACACCTACATGCTGCCACACTCTTACCACAGGCCAGCCCAGGACAAAGTCTTTTCTGTGTTCTACACAATCCTTACACCAATGCTAAATCCACTCATCTACAGTCTGAGGAACAAGGATGTGACTGGAGCTCTGAAAAAAGCATTGGCCAGGTTCAAGGGTACACAAAGGGTGGCAGGAGAAGTGTTTTGA